A single window of Xiphophorus hellerii strain 12219 chromosome 12, Xiphophorus_hellerii-4.1, whole genome shotgun sequence DNA harbors:
- the ostf1 gene encoding osteoclast-stimulating factor 1, producing the protein MSKPPPKPAKPGQVKVFRALFTFDPRTPDELYFEEGDILYISDTSDSNWWKGTCRGRTGLIPSNYVAEQAESIDNPMHEAAKRGNMSWLRECLDNKVGINGLDKAGNTALYWGCHGGHKDVVELLLSQPSVELNQQNKLGDTPLHAAAWKGYSDIVEMLLAKNARIDIKNNECKLAVEMATNAQCASLIKRKQGTTITRTHSNAEEYLDDEDSD; encoded by the exons GCCAAGTGAAGGTGTTCAGAGCGTTGTTCACCTTCGATCCCAGAACG ccagATGAGTTGTACTTTGAAGAAGGAGACATTTTGTACATCTCAGACACG AGCGACTCTAATTGGTGGAAGGGGACATGTAGAGGGAGGACAGGACTAATTCCTAGTAACTATG TTGCTGAGCAGGCAGAGTCTATTGATAATCCGATGCATGAAGCAGCTAAACGAG GCAATATGAGCTGGCTGAGGGAATGTCTGGACAACAAGGTTGGGATTAACGGGCTGGATAAGGCGGGAAACACTGCCCTCTACTGGGGATGCCACGGAGGACATAAAG ATGTGGTGGAGTTGTTGCTAAGCCAGCCCAGTGTGGAGCTCAACCAGCAG aatAAACTGGGAGACACACCGCTGCACGCTGCTGCCTGGAAGGGTTATTCTGACATCGTGGAAATGCTGCTTGCTAAAA ATGCGAGGATAGACATCAAAAACAACGAGTGTAAACTGGCTGTCGAAATGGCCACCAATGCCCAGTGTGCTTCACTCATCAAAAGGAAGCAGGGAACCA CCATCACCCGGACACATAGCAACGCAGAGGAGTATTTGGATGACGAGGACTCGGACTGA